The DNA segment CCTGCAGAACGGTGAGCTTGGTGCTTTGCTCTCAGCCTATGTAAATGCCTCTTCGGTGGACACGCTTAGTATCTGGCCCATCTGGGACCAgaatatcatcatcgccaccactcaAGACGTCAATGCGGCGAACGCGCTTGCTCGCGAATTTGCCCTTAAATCTTCCAATGGCTCCATTGGCTGGCTACCGGCGATGTTCTGTATGCTTCAGATGATAGGTGCAGACCAGGATTATGAACAGGGTCTAATCTTTTCaggtaggatgctcttgctgaaccatatactacgCACCCGAAgcccagcttggagcgcaccagagagcgatagatttTTAAAAGGCATGCTTTGTCAGaacaccccccccctcccccctcgttTTCGTGGGAGCACTTTTGAGACATTCAGGGcttgagaagctttctttttaaggCTGTTATTGTGTGGTAGAAACGTGAGTTTCTCGTCAAAAGTAACGCCTTaaattttgtgctcttgtttAATTGGTAGAGCGGTTTGGTTCAAGTATAGATTAGGATCAACCTGTAGGCCCTGTTTGAaggagaacagaacagctactgttttttgagcaggaaacttgAATCTATAtctctctgcccaagcagccaatTTATTTTGTGTGATTTCTATTTGCCCCTCAGAGGtagatatgctggaggaagttcatgctatctgtaggtcatcgacataaactgaatacattatgAACTATTACATTAGCCAAggaatttatttttactttgaAGAGTGTCGTGCTCAGAATATACCCCTTGGGTACGCCGTTCTCTTGGgcgaaagtcatggagagagtttcTCCTAGGCGGACTCAGAATGTGCGCTTAGCCAGGatgtcgttcaagcagttcatcATCCTGTTgtggatacctagctctgctaggtcatggaggataccgaacctccacgtggaATCATGGGCCTTCTCCAGGTTGAAGGAGACCACGATGCAgggctgcttgtggatgaacgcctcccgaaTGGTGTTTTCTAGGCAGACAAAGTTATCAGTGATTAAACATGCTTTTTTAAAATTCACATTGATATATGTCTAAAAGCTGCCGAGATTCAAGTACGAAGGTCATTGTAATGTTTACTGCACTTTCGGATGATTTAGCAACGCCGCAGGTGAGGGCTATCAGCCtgtaactgctagaacttggtGGTTTTCCGTGTTTCCGAAAAGGTACTGTGACTGCTTTTTCTCACTCCTCGGGTATTTTCGCAGTTATCcgtattttattgaagaatttcaaCAGTGCCTCTATGGCGGCATCCGAGAGATGAGCAAGCATAGtttaatgcacattatctgggcctggtgctgtctttttgcCGGAAGATAATGCCCTATTGAATCCCTACGGTGTGATAGGCTGGTTATAATCTACATGCAtgcctgctgcaaatggaagtttttgtttttctgctattgctttgtgcttctggaacgtgtttgtgtagtTGGACAAACttgaaacttcagcaaaatgctcgccTAATTAGTTGGCCTGTTCTAATGTTTGTTTTCCGGGTGTTGTCAATAGCAGAAGTGTGAAAGGGTATGATctccagtgaatttacgaacctTTTCCCATATTTTCTTCTTGGTATTgaactgtttattgaggacaaATATTTCTGCCAGGAAGTTTTCTCTGCATTTCTTCGAATGTGCCGCGGTATAGCCTTAGCCCTTTTAAAGTTAAAGGGGTAGAGACATCAAATCTGAAAGGTTGTGCGAAGCCTGTTGTACGTTTCCTCTGTATGTAAGGGACATCAAAGGCAAGTATTGAACGCAACTGGCGTATAAAACATATTTAACTGTATTTTGAAGTTTACACAGGTACTCGCTCTTAAAAGCTGGACCCATCGCTACTGCATGGGCGTGACGTAGGGAGCTGGCGTTAATACCGATGGATAGCGCCCCAGGCTTTGTTCTcctgtttttttgccaatgtgcattatTGTGTCGGCCACACTATGTGTTTCTTCTGTGCGAGTACTGTAGTTTGGGGGATGGCGAGTGTTGCGGCCGATATtctgcatgtagtaaacctttgATTAATTTCGTCTGTGCTGAGGTCTTAAGAAAATTCCTTTTCCAGAGTGACATTTGTTCTGAAAAGTGACCAGTCGGTGAGGTAAAGTTTCTAGCGCCGCGGCCATGTGGGGATTAATGGAGTAGACGATGACAGACTGATGACAGCaataggtgatcacttcccagaagGTAATTCAAAATATTCCATTTAAGATCATTAAAAACGGATAGTGGTGCGAAAGCTAGACCGAGGAAACTCATTTTTTCGGAGCTCGGGCAATAATATGTTGCCTTTATCGTATTTAAAAAACTGACGTTATTTGCGAGGTTAAAATCTTTGATTATTTGGCCCCTAGAGTCACAACTTTCGCTTCCCCAAAAGGGTGAATGGGCATTAAAATCCTCAACTACCAGATATTGCTCTGGCAGTTCATTAGGTCTTCTAGATTTTGGACTGTTAATGCGAGATGTGGAGGAAGTTATACAGAACATATTGTTCTGTAGCTGACGATGTTCAGCGCAACCACCTCAAGttttaagtttgatttcttgcgcagggacgccgctttgaatgaaaattgcgacgcctcctgagcgTCGATTTGTATGCTCGCGATCGCGTTGGGATGTTTTTAATGCCTCATGATGTCCACATATTGAGGACCAATGTTTCCTGAAGACAAAGCTACAGCCAACACTGACCCTAGAACATATGTTATTCCGCTGCAATTCTTGAACAGTCCTCTACTGTGTCATTGAACCAAGAAAGTCATTTTGCAAGAGTTTAGATTTGAGCCAGTTGGTACATAGTTTGGCTAAAAAAACGGTAAAAAACGAATGACAAGACGGAGGAACTAACACAACTGCGACTgaactagcaactgtgctttgtTGAGCAAGGCACCTTCCCAGTACTGCTCACAGGACATGCACAGCAAAACCAAATCCATCACCGGACAGTGACAACAAACAGATAAGCAGCACAACTATCGTCCGTGCGCCaagaaaacattctttttcaagCTGGCGTACGGAAGTCGTGCTAATGCAACCTTCACCATGAAACCTGACGTAGTAGGCTTTTTAAAACTTCGCGTTCTTCTTTCCCCCTGCCTCTGCCAAGAATGCTTACGTTGCCAAACAGTGGGTAGCAGCCACACTCGCGACACTGTAAATGCCTCAAGACAAGTTTTGTCATGGCAAGAAAAGTTTTGTCCGTCAGCAGAACCCAATGAGTTGTGGTGTTCGCGCATCCGTTCATTGATATACACCGACTTCTTTGACCGACGTAAACTTTTTCACATGTGAGGGGAAACATACACCAGGCCTGTGGAACATTTCGTGAAAATATTTTCATGCTTCGTCGTACAACTGGGAAATTTTTATTTGCCTCATGATATACGTGGGCACAGGCCCGAGAGCTTGCAGGGAGCAGAGAATATAACGTTAACGCATTGCTTAACTGCAACTTTCGTAATGTTAAATCCCTACTTCAGAGGATTAAGAAGAGAAAAGAGAATGCGGGGCTGGCTGATGTCGTTGccacagaacaaaaaaaagattTGAAGTTATATGCATGCTAGCCCACAACATTAAGAAAGTCGCAGTTAAGCAACTTACTGGAAAATCACTGTTCTCTGATGTGCGCTAAATGAAAATTGTGCGATAAGCACTTCTGAATTAGAGCACTCCACGGCGCTCATTATGAGGCCCAAGACCGGGCCCGCCATATTTTATCGCTCTACTGAACTCGAGTCCGGGCCGCCAAGCTCGGCGTGAGGCCCTGCCTAATTTAATTCGCTCTTTCATGTTACTCACCTGTATCCTTGCATTTGCCAATCGTTTCTTGGTTCTTGACAGGCTTCGAGAAATGTTTCTGCAATCAGATTTCctggcaatttcacttgtgctCTTCTTATTTCTGCACacttggttttgagccagaatccttTGGCGCTTGCAGAAAGCACAGGACTCACCTTCGGACCTCACAGATAATAAACACTTAAATTCTCAGCAAAAATCATGCCTTGCAGGAGGTATGCTTTCCTGAGGTCGATTTTATGGCGCATCCTtcacaaagatttgtcaaggcaaCTTCTTTGATCAAggtttcggcctcttcgcaagttgtgacgatgtgttttgacttttccctTCCCCCGAGGTAATTAAACCATTgctaccactgattgtccatCAAGTATAAAGGCTTCGCAAATGGCTACCATCTTTTCAATGAAGAGgttagaaaagtttttttttcagcctcacaataggcgtacgctaatgaatcgactgtcacggatggcactttcatccatgtcactggaatagcAACGTTGGAGAATGGATGGAGACGATCGTTGGTGGTTCGCGGCCGTTCACGACCATTTTGCGCTTCGCTGcagcgcttccttctgcagaaacacagcgtggggtggtgcacttttcagttactgcagctTCGCTATTGGTGCCAGATGCTTCCATGCTCACCGATTCGGCACTCTCAACGGctgagcacaactcggaggcttccgCCGCAGCACGCCTGcgacgctttgctggaggctcttgctggcACAGATTTCTAGTTTTTCTCTTTCCGGACACTTCAGGCAGAATGTGATCTGGTAATGCGTGAATATCGAACGCACGGCGTCGCGATCGGGGTTCAGACGCGGTTTATCGCGGGAAGCTTGCTGGTAACACCATTTACGGTGACACGCTGAACATATGCGCTCGATTcaactgctctcaaaatgtttctcgcaaaccacagcagctggcgtcagccttctgtcctctcttttgatgtttcgttcccattctgcaagccgcgtagcatcagatggtgtagtaaacatggaaacacgttccttgttcaagcggtaaccgcttttacacaGTGGCAAAAAGAaagtcttctctttgcactgtcgctttggctttggcacttttgtgcagtcacatgtagctcATTAAGCGATGGGTACGGGACAGAACATTCGGGAATTCAGTCCACGATTTTACGGCACGCTGAAAACACGCGCCACGGATACACGCGCGCACATAACCGATGCAATCACCCTAGAACTGCTGGGAGGGGCGGATGCGATGACTTTCATGTGGAAGCACCCACACAGGACAACAAAGACTGCACCTTggatgtatgtatgcatgtatggatggatggatggatggatggatggatggatggatggatggatggatggatggatggatggatggatggatggatggatggatggatggatggatggacggacggacggatggacagacgAGTGggtttggatggatggatggatggatggatggatggatggatggatggatggatggatggatggatggatggatggatggacagacgaGTGggtttggatggatggatggatggatggatggatggatggatggatggatggatggatggatggacggacggacggacggacggacggacgcatgcatggatggatggatggatggatggatggatggatggatggatggacggacggacggacggacggacggacggacggacggacgcatgcatgcatggatggatagatggacggacggacggacggacggacggacggatggatggatggatggacggacggacggacggacggacgcatgcatggatggatggatggatggatggatggatggatggatggacggacggacggacggacggatggatggatggatggatggatggatggatggatggatggatggatggatggatggatggatgggtgaatggatggatggataaggctgaaccctttaaattgggcagtggctcaagccacctagccatgacttgaaattttactcttgtcttgattttagccaccaatcagataacgttcacttggttacttctacccggttaaaatctactttcccttcactctcCTTAAACCCATtgccttgaataaatcagccccgctgcattccactgtacagaaaagtatcaagtgttcagccgtttcctcctcctctccacatgcaatgcacagcgtgtctatctcgtggtacctgactctatatgtcttagtccgcaaaactcccgtcctggcgtcaaacagcaaagagcttcccctacaattatcatagatattttctctggcaatttcctgcttaaagattctgtatgttcccagtgtcgatttcgtcagcatccctgttttccacagagctcactctttctttaacctttttcttaaccgataattgctgatttgctccCCTACTGCTGTAGCTGTAGTACcctcctagggtgcctcgatgcgcgagCCCCCGcttagggtgaagtcaccctttgaaccactcgacgccgcctaaaCCGGTTttcgcgcgctccctccgccattgcgttccacgcgtcgacctcgccgctctactgtcatgcgggcgtcactgctgcgcgcctgcgttcgcgcgcctttcatcgccgtgcaatgcctggatgttgtgttcctcaGTGCTCCAACCACTCGAGAAATGGTTGGAGGATGTTCCACTTTCCAAGAGACCAGAAAAGGAGGCTTCTGTGGCTGGTCCGGATCAAGCGTGACAAGTGGCAACCAACGAACTCCTCATGTGTCTGTGGTGTAAGTGCCGCATGTTGGTACAGTGCTGTTTTTGTTGCGATTTACCGCTTTTGCGTTTAGCCAGCTAAGTTTACCACAACATTTTTATTGGTCAGATGTCATTTTCGCACTATTCATTTTgctcggcgtaaaaaaaaaaggcacgcttCAGCGCCGAACCGGCCATTGCCTGTCGCTTGCCTGTTTGCATCCGAAATTGCATGTCACAATGTTTTCGCTCGTGATTGCGTACCAAGCGTGCTTTCGCCGCTTCTGTTCATTGGAAAATAATTGCCTTTACGAGGCGCTTGTCAGCGAACCACGGCCGGCACGAATCAAGGCACAGAGAACGAGAACAAGCGAGGGCACATACGATGTTGCAGTTACTGCGCATCTGGGTCGTCTAGGAGCAATACGGGTTAATTTACTGAAGACATTTTTAGTTTTTGACACGTATGCTCCGTTGGGTAGCGTGCGCTGACTGTTAGCCCGTTGCTTCGTCCAACGACGCCTCATTAGGTCAGTAAATGAGATGAACAGAATATGTTATGTGTGGATTGAGGCGCTCATTAGAGTAATTCGACTTATATATTTGGACTACTTTGTTTTCTTGCGTgctttgttcattgttttcattctcgAGCAGGAAATGTGGAGCTAATTCCAATAAAAAAATTCATCTGCAGGCTCATTTGGAAGACAAGAGCTTCGAACAAAACCGCGCGGACGGATGGAATAAGCTCAAGCCCAACGCTGTCCCAACGGTGTTCCCACTCAGAGGTCAGATACCTGTTAACCTTGGTGTTTGTTGCCATGTTGCTTATCGCCTCGTCGTCTACATTTGAAAATGTAGAGTGAGGAAGTGGTTGGTGTGCATGCATATTAAATTTTCTGGCGCGTCTTCTATGGACCCTATTCAAAACTTTGGAGGTCAGCTTCTTGGCACAACAAAATTCCTTCACCCTGGCCGCCAAACCAGCTTTggggtaaaaaaaaagtgcaatgctGCACATATATAGCCTGAACAATGCCGCGTTCCTTTCCTTTACACGACATGCTGTCGGAATAAAGGGATTAGCACCAGTTTTGCCTAGCCACTCCTTTTGTTGAAGGGGGTGAAAAACAGCGACACGTGAGGTTTAGGATGGGCCGCCATGGTTAAGGATCCTTTGCAATGCAGAAAAGCTTACTTTCAGAGTTTTTCAAAAGGACAACTATTTTAAATATGTAATGTGCTCTTTTCGCTTATTTATCTGCTTCCAGAACTTGCTAAAGAGCGAAGGCCACCAAGGGACCGAAGTGTGCATGTGCCTGCATTATTCAGTGATGACGCTGCCGCACAAGGTTCTTCACCAGAAGTGAGAAACGTCCTTCCCTTAAACACGCAAGAATATCTTCCAGCGGATTCATCGTCTGACGGAGTGATAAATGAGACATTGGTGGGTACAGCAAGGAATTCTAGTGAGATACTTACTTCGACCACCACGGATGTACGGCCTCAAGAAACTGCAGTGCGACCTAACCCTTTAATTCTGAGGTAGCAGAGCTGAGGAAGAAGATAGATCTCACAGTAGCCAATATTAAGCTGAAACAACACCACAAAGAATTTAAAAACAGTGTAAAAAACTACAGAGGCAGAATCGCAAGCTGCAGAAAGGGGAAGCTAATTTCTCACGAAATACGAAATTTTTAAATCAAGGCCAAATTCGTGCCCTTTCTCGGAACAACAATCGTGGCAATTCATAGTCAGCGCAAACAGTAAAGCAAGGcctaaaaattaaatttgcttgtGAAACCACCGGGTATGAAACGCTCAGAAAGATTGGCTACCCTCTTCCATCAAGCAGAATTAACGTAAGCAAGAAGAATTCAGAGCCTGAAGTTTCTGCCAGGTATCCTGCATAAAGTGATCGACGTAATGAGGTCAAAAGCAGAGGGAATGAAGGACGCGGAAAAAGACTGTGTTCTATTTCTAGATAAAATGGGGATAgcacccggatttgaactcgaccGTGGAGAAGACGTGCTTTTGGGAGGAACGACCTTGCCATCAAAGCCTGAAGAGGCAGCCAACCATGCTTTGGTTTTTATGCTATGTGGGGTAAACCAAAGATGGAAGCAAGTGATAGCCTACTAATTTACTGGTAGGCACGTGGACGGCTCTGTACTCAAGACATATGTCCTGGAAATAGTCCAGATATGCAGCCGAATTTCTCTAAGAGTACGGGTAGTCACCTGTGACATGGGTGCAGCAAACCGCGCTATGTGGAGAGAATTTGGCTTTTCGAGTCACCGCTATTCGACAACTTCGTGCTCAATACCCCACCCAACCTTAGTTgggaaggaacttttttttttcatctctgaccCAGCACATGTCCTTAAGAACCTGAAAGGACAGCTTCTAAGCTATAAAGTTTTCACGCTCAGTGAAGATACAGTAAGCAAGAACGGATTGACTTCCTCAAAGGTGAAACTAGAGCATGTACAGGCCGTCTTGGACTATGACGCTGCCAATGAACTTAAGGTAGCACCAAATTTATCAGAAATCCACATTAGTGGTGGGTACTTCACCAAGATGAAAGTCGgagtcgctgtccagctcttccgcGAAGCCCCGCCAGCTATTCAGTTCctaataaaagaaggagtgattgAACCAGAGGCCGAAACAACAGCGTGGTTTATGGATCTCGTTTCTAGGTGGTATGCCCTTATGTCATCGCATCATTCCACCAGGGCGCTAAGCCGCAGAAACATGACTAAATATCATGCTGCCTTGGACACACTGCGTGTGGCAATAGACACGATCAGAGAACTGAAAATGGGCACTGGATCTCAGTGGAAGCCATCGCAAGCAGGGGTCCTAATTGCAACAACGGCtgtccttcgccttcaagaagtgCTTTTTGGCAGTGAAAGGTATGAATTCCTTCTGACGAGCAGGCTGCTGCAAGACTGCCTAGAAAACCTTTTTTCTGTGGTGCGGCTCATGAAGACAGTGCCCACTGCGTACGACTTGAAGTGTGCACTTCAACTCATCAGCGTCAGCCACTTTCTTCATATCCCCAGGTTGACAAGTTACGAACTTGATGGCCGTGAATACCTTGTTGATCTGCTTGCACACGTCAAGAAGGAAGGTACAGAAAACGAAGTCGATGAAATCAATGATTTGGAAATCCTGTTCATTGAAGAGCTCACGTCAACCGAGTGCCGTATCTTGTTTTGCCTTGGCGGTTTTATTTTGAAAGGAATTCTAAAATTCATAACTTGTGCGCAGTGCAAGGCTGCTCTCCTGGCAACCCTGACGATGAGTATGCTTCCCTTACTGCACTTAAGGAATACGTCAGGGATGAACAAAACCTCATATATCCCAGCAGGGATGtaatgaaaacactgaaaaactatgaagaGCATATTACAGCTGTCAATTCATGGTGTACCGGCACATTTTTCACCATGAAGTCGCCACTTCGTTCTTTAGTCGCATATCTTGAAGAGATAGACAAGCCCTCTGTGAAGACTTGCATGGCTCACAAAGAGCGAATAAGAAAAATGTTGACTGCTGTGTATGCCAGAGTGAGGCTCCGAATTCATCTTCGCCAAATTCCGAGCCCTCATTCTAGTGGCcacggaagcaaaacttgtgctggagTCAGCCTTGTGTAACCGAGCCAGAATATGAAGTTCCGCGAAAGTTTAGCTTCGAAGCCTGAATTCTGCATCTATGCATATATGCAGGCACAACTGTTTTGTCAATTACAGTCATCTATTTAACACAGATGTCTACTTTGAAAAAGGCCAATAATGTTCACGTTCCCATTAACAGAAATATTGGTAACTTTATGGTGTTTTCATAACCACTGAATAAATGATTTCATGTTTGCTTGGGTAACAGTTTGTGTTCATCTAGGTATACCGAGATGAACAGGCAAGTACTTATATTTTATTACCGTTGCTGATAATCGTTTCTTCAAAACCTGCAAAACCAAGACGCTGTGTCACTGACCGCGTCTGCTCAGCTTCTTACCCATCCATTGCACTCACTTGTATTGGGACATTTATagctaaaatttaaaaaaagaacgcCAAACAAGCTTGAACAGAAATCACCCGTTGCGTTTCGGCAATCTATTAAACTTGTTAGTTAGAAAGTAACTAGGAAAGAAGATAGCAGAATTAAATAGTTTCAATTGAGGGAGGTGTgctcaaaaataaattttcaaactaCCCCCTCCACGCAGTGGTTTGTGTCATTTTTCGAGTGTTCTGTTCACCCGAAGATTAAATATGCGTAGGAAGGACAACACCAATGGGTCTGCCAATACCCGCGGTGGTATGCAGAATATGCCTTGACATAACCGTCATCGAGATTTAACTCATCTTAAAAGcggctcaaaactttttattgcatGCTCCTCTGCTTAGTAATGGTTCCCTTCATCCTAATCTATCGAAAAACTCGGTAAATAAACGTTTTCAGGAATTGTTTTCCTCTCCTTCTCTAGGAGGATGGTAGCTTGACGCGAGTAAGCTATCTGACGACGCAAATTTATGTTGGGGTTGAGTGCTCTTTAGACGCACCAACGGAGTCAGTGCATAATTAGAGATAGGTTTTGAACTATCGCGATAGATTCGAGAGAAGCTTCACTGACATAATTGGCACACATCTTGCATACCCGCTTTCCTTGTTACTGTCGGCGCCTTGATGTTGGCTGCTTGTCCCGTTTTTAAAAGCAGAAGGCTCTCCAACAAAATTTAGTATTCTATTCTCATGTAAAACAGAAGCGCACCGCAAGactcattttttcttattttaaacgCCCGCGGCAAGCGAGAAGACCCCCGAGAACGAAACCTGCATGCCGCGGGAGTGAgaatggcggccgccgtagcaGAGGACGAATCCTGCATACCGGCTTTCCTTGTTACTGTCGACGCCTTGATGTTGGCTGCTTGTCCCGTTTTTAAAAGCAGAAGGCTCTCCAACAAAATTTAGTATTCTATTCTCATGTAAAACTGAAGCGCACCGCAAGactcatttttcttattttaaacgCCCGCGGCAAGCCCTCCCCCACGAGAACGAAACCTGCATGCCGCGGGAGTGAgaatggcggccgccgtagcaGAGGACGCAGATGTCCTCACCCAATATATAACCTCCTTGCCTCACCCTGagcgggggcgcgcgcatcgaggcaccctaacgatggatggatggatggaaggtaggagcatcccctttgaaacggggcagtggttgttgccactatgctgtttttttttcctttatttttgtttaatctgctgtaagttgttaatacaattcgccatttcctttaaaaaaaaacgtcttcctacatttatgtcacctctctgcttttgtaccaccaaccctccagtcgctttttgctaatttaataataatataaataattggtttttgggggaaaggaaatggcgcagtatctgtctcata comes from the Amblyomma americanum isolate KBUSLIRL-KWMA chromosome 1, ASM5285725v1, whole genome shotgun sequence genome and includes:
- the LOC144129953 gene encoding peroxynitrite isomerase THAP4-like; the protein is MPGCCVPQCSNHSRNGWRMFHFPRDQKRRLLWLVRIKRDKWQPTNSSCVCGAHLEDKSFEQNRADGWNKLKPNAVPTVFPLRELAKERRPPRDRSVHVPALFSDDAAAQGSSPEVDKLRT